GATTATATACAGCTGCGCCTGTGGGTGTTGCTCCGGCGAAAAGGTATGCTGACCTACCAGCATATGCAAACCCTGGTACGGAAAGAACAAATACCGGGTATCGGAGACCTGCTCCGGATCCGCTATTGTCCGGATGATCCTTCACGTATTCTTATCCTCAGCACCCTCCAACCAACGAAGGGCACTGTTTCATAAAAACCGTTGTTGCACATCATTGTTTTTTTAACGAGTATTGCAGTTTAAGAAAACAAGTATGGAACCGGCACAACATCAGGATATGGAACTACGAAAGGCAACGGCCGCGGATGCCGCTGGCATCTGGCAGCTATTGCAGCAGGCGATTGAAAAAAGAAAGCAGGAGGGCAGCGCCCAGTGGCAGGATGGTTATCCCAATCCGGAAATAGTGGCGAAGGACATTGAAAAAGGATATGGATATGTATGTACAGATACCGCCGGCGCCATTGTGGGTTATACCGCGTTGATCTTTGACGGCGAGCCGGCCTATGAAGCGCTGGAAGGCGAGTGGCTTACAGCGCGGCCCTATGGTGTAATTCACCGCCTGGCCACTGCCACCGGCCAAAACGCCATAAAAGGGCTGGGTACCCGGATCATGCAGGCGGTGGAGCGCATTTGCCGGCAACAAGGCATCTTCAGTATTAAAGCCGACACCAACTTTGATAATACCGGCATGCTGCGCGTATTTGAAAAGCTGGGATATACCTATTGCGGGGAAGTGTATTTCCGGGGCGCTGCCCGGAAAGCCTTTGAAAAACGGCTGGACGCAGCGTAGACGACCATTTACATGCTTCAATTGATCCGATCAGTAACGGCCGGCCCTTTGGGGTTTTGGTAAATGGAATGCTGTTCACTATTAATACTGGTACAACAGCGGTTGATTCCATCCATTCAGGTTAAACGCAACTTTGCTGGTGCCGGTTACCCGGAGCGGCCGGATGTTTACCGCGATCTTTCTTGAAAATGCAGCGGCGCATAATTCGTTATTGATAAGACGTAGTTTCAGGTACCGCTGTACCGGGTGGGATTCTGCAACACGATCTGCATCAACAATGCTGGTTTCCCAGCTGCCGCCGCTGCAACCGCTGGCGCCAAACGTAACAAAAAGAGAATCACCTGCAATCGTTGCATTCGAGATGTGATAATTATTGGTAACAGTAGCCTGGTATTGCTGTTCACTTATAACCAGCTCCTTTTGTACGCTGTCGCCAACAGGAACGGAGGTCTTCCGGTTGCAGCCCACAAACACAAGGGGAAGTAACAGCAGCATGATCGGTTTCATATGGATTGTTTTAAGGTAGAACGTAGAGGGATTGCTTTTCGCAACAGGGCGTTTTGCTCTGATGCTATATAATTCCGGCTGCATTGGTCCGGTTCAACCTGCCGGGCTTTTTTTTATGCTATCTTCTGAATGCTGACGCATTGAAATGTGCTTTATTAAAGGAAAACTGTGTTTCAGTGGCTATTACAGGCCCGTTAAGTTTTTCCCGATCCCGAAACTTCTTTTCCTGATTTCGGAAATAAATGTCTGCCGCAGGGCCCAACTTTGCTTCTTTGTTAAAGGATAAATGTATTGCAAACCAGGAACACCGGTCCGGGGAATGAACAAGCATCTTCGGAACCCTTCTCAATGATAAGCAATCAAGCGGCCGCACGGATCTTTATCGGTGCGGTCTTTTTATTGCCCGCTGGGTAGGCTACCGTTATAAATTGAATTGTTTTTTGCGCATACTGGCTTATATTTATGAAAGGATAATTTTATATGTCGTCGAAACGCTCTTCGACACTTTAAGTCTCGAAGAACAATGCAATACAAAACGACTAAAACATACAAGTATGGCAGAAGCAAAACATCAACAAACCGCATTGGGCGATGTGGCTGCACGGCAGCTCGCCATTGCCACCCGTACCGTTCCGCAAATGGTCACTATTTCGCCCCGCTGGTTAACGCAATTGATGAGCTGGGTGCCGGTAGAGTCGGGTGTATACCGTTTAAATAAAGTAAAGAATGCTACCAGGATCGAAGTAGATTGTTCGGCGCGGGATGAACGGGTATTGCCGCAAACCTTTGTGGATTATATCGAAAACCCACGCGAGTATAACCTGGCAGCAGTGCAAACCATTGTGGATGTGCACACCCGCGTATCCGACCTGTACAGCAAACCTTATAACCAGATCTCAGAGCAATTGCGGCTGGCTATAGAAACCATCAAGGAACGGCAGGAAAGCGAACTGATCAATAACGCCGGATACGGACTGTTGCACAGTGTGGTGGATGGACAGCGGATCAAGACCCGTACAGGTGCGCCTACTCCGGATGACCTGGATGAGCTGATTGCCAAAGTATGGAAGGAGCCAGGCTTCTTTTTACTGCATCCCAGGGCCATTGCAGCCTTTGGCCGGGAATGTACCCGCAGGGGGGTGCCTCCGCCCACTGTATCGCTTTTTGGCTCGCAGTTTTTAACCTGGAGGGGCATCCCGCTAATCCCTTCGGATAAACTGCCGATTACAGATGGAAAAACCAAAATCATTCTGATGCGTACCGGTGAAAGCCGCCAGGGCGTGGTAGGTCTGTTTCAGCCGGGTTTACAAGGGGAACAAACACCCGGCTTATCCGTACGCTTTATGGGCATTAACGATCGTGCCATTGCATCCTATTTGGTTTCATTATATTGTTCGCTGGCGGTGCTGGTAGATGATGCCATTGCCGTACTGGACGATGTGGAAATTGATAAATACCATGAGTATAAATATTGATGAGCAAACGGGGCTGCCGGATCTGGATCAATTGCAGCAGCTGGCCAATGCGTTTTTCAGGGCATTGCCCGGTGATGCGCAACCGTCGGCATCGCTGAATCCGGAAGACCACCCGAATGCCACCGCCATAGCCGGAAAAATGACCGGTGGCCTCCCGGATCTGACTGTTGCCCGTCATGATACCCTTGCCGGGCAATCAGGAATGGCACCACAGCAAACGCCCGTCGTACCCCAACATCCTTTCAGTGGTTTGCAAACGCCACCCTCTGCTGGCGGGTTGGGTGCTTCCTCGTCGGTAATAAGCTATGTACCGCTTAAGGATCTGCCTAAAGCAGAGGAAGACCGGTCCGGCCCGCAGCATACCAGTACCCACGGTGGGAGGATCCCGGCTTCCGTAGCTGGCAGCGGCGCATCGCCATCCCACCTGGAGCAGGGACAGCATTTTGATATCAGGGATCCGGAAACCGGTTTCCCCGATGCCAATCTTACCGGTGGATCCCAACCCGTAAAATCAGCAACGATATCGCCTTTGGAGACGGAACAGCCTTACTGGGCCGATGTGGAGGCTCTGTTAAAGCACATTACGATTCCTTCCTTTGCCCCGCAATTGCCGGGCTTTGATGCAGCGGTGCCTTCGTACTATTTTGGAACAGCACCGCAGGTGAACAGCACATCACTCAAACAACAAGCGGGACTATCATCTTTTAACGCCCATTTGTATAAAAAAGATTTTCCGATCCTGAATGAAACGGTGAACGGGAAGCCGCTGGTATGGTTTGACAATGCCGCTACCACGCAAAAACCAAAAGCGGTCATGGATCGCATTACCTGGTTTTATGAGCATGAAAACTCCAATATTCACCGCGCGGCACATGAGCTGGCTGCCCGGGCCACGGATGCTTACGAAGCGGCAAGGGAAAAAGTGCGGGTTTTTTTAGGCGCACGTTCGGCCAACGAGATCATTTTTGTACGTGGTGCCACAGAGGCGATCAATCTGGTGGCCCAAAGCTGGGGCGAACAATACCTGCAGAGCGGGGATGAAATTGTGGTGAGCCACCTGGAGCATCATGCCAACATTGTACCCTGGAAACGGCTGGCGGATAAAAAGGGATTGAAGCTGCGGGTGATACCGGTAGATGATGACGGGCAGATCCTGCTGGACGAATACGCCAGGCTGCTCAACGCGCATACCAAACTGGTGGCGTTTACCCAGGTATCCAATGCCCTGGGAACCGTTACGCCGGCACAGCAAATGGTGGCCATGGCCCACGCGGTAGGCGCCAAAGTACTGGTAGACGGTGCGCAGTCGGTATCACACATGACGGTCAATATGCAGGTGCTGGATGCCGACTGGTTTGTATTTTCCGGCCATAAGGTATTTGGGCCAACCGGTATCGGCGTGGTTTATGGCAAAGAAGGATTGCTGAATGCCACCCAACCCTGGCAGGGAGGTGGCAATATGATACAGGATGTAACCTTTGAAGAGATCCGGTACCACAACGCGCCCGCCCGTTTTGAAGCCGGAACCGGTAATATTGCGGATGCAGTTGGGTTGGGGGCCGCCCTTGATTATATCAGCCGGATCGGGATGGAAAACATTGGTCAGTATGAGCATTTCCTGCTGGAATATGCCACCGGACTCATTAAACAGATACCCGGCGTACGACGGATTGGCACCGCGGCACATAAAGCAAGTGTACTGTCTTTTACAATGGACGGGTATAGCAACGATGAAGTAGGAAAAGCGCTGAACGAAGAGGGCATTGAGGTAAGAACGGGGCACCATTGCGCGCAACCCATCCTCCGGCGTATGGGCGTGGAAAGCACGGTACGTCCATCCCTGGCCTTTTATAACACCTGCGAAGATGTAGACCGGTTCATAGAGGTGCTTTGGAGGTTGCGGAAGAAAAAGTAGGGCATTATTTCGTACCTTTGCACTCATTTTTTACCTACTATGAGTGTGAAATACAGAGAATATTCGGGTTTGAACCTGCCCTCTATAGAGCAGGAGATATTAGCGAAATGGAATGAGCAACAGGCGTTTGAGAAAAGCGTATCCCTGCGGGATGGCGCTGAATCATTCGTTTTTTACGAAGGTCCGCCCAGTGCCAACGGCATGCCCGGTATTCATCATGTGATCTCACGTACGCTTAAAGACCTGGTTTGCCGGTATAAGACCATGCAGGGCTTTCAGGTAAAACGCAAAGGTGGCTGGGATACACACGGCCTGCCCGTGGAACTGGGTGTTGAAAAAGAACTGGGTATTACCAAGGAAGACATTGGAAAGAAGATCTCCATAGAAGAATACAACCAGAAATGCCGGGAAGCGGTGCTACGGTTTAAAGACAAATGGGATGATCTCACCCGGAAAATGGGATATTGGGTCGATCTGAATGATCCATACATCACGTTTAAGAACGAATACATTGAAACCCTTTGGTACCTGCTGAAGCAGTTGTTCAACCGGGGGTTACTGTATAAAAGTGTCAGCATTCAGCCCTATTCACCGGCAGCCGGTACGGGCTTAAGCTCGCATGAGCTGAACCAGCCGGGAACTTATAAAGATGTAAAAGACACAAGTGCCACCGTATTGTTCAAAGCCGTGCGTAATGAAAAAAGTGCGTTTCTGTTTAAGCTGGCAGCAGACAGCGGCCATCAGCCTTCAGACCTGTTTTTTATGGCCTGGACCACCACACCCTGGACCCTCCCTTCCAACCTGGGGCTGACCGTAGGCGGCAATATCGACTATGCATTGGTGCAGACCTTCAATCCCTATACGCATATCCCGGTAAATGTGGTGATCGCCAAGGCATTGATACCTAAATATTTTAAGACGGAGGGAGAGAACGGAGACTTTGAAAACTATACCGCCGAAACCAAGCTGTTGCCCTGGAAGATCCTTGGCGAATTTAAAGGCAGCCAGCTGGATGGACTGGAATACGAACAACTACTGCCCTTTGAATCAAACTCCCTGGAAAAAATACAGGAGATCACGCCGGGGGCGACGCCGTTTAAAGTAATGGTGGGCGATTTTGTGACCACCGAAGATGGAACGGGTATCGTACATACAGCACCGGCCTTTGGTGCGGATGACTATAAGGTAGGAAAGAAGAACAATATTGGTATCCTGACCTTGGTAGACCGTGAAGGAAAATTTATTGAAGGTACCGGTGAATTCAGCGGCCGTTATGTAAAAGACTATAAAGACGAGAAGGATTATGTGGATGTGAATGTGGATATCAGCGTGAAGCTGAAAAAAGAGAACCGTGCCTTCAAAGTTGAAAAATACGAGCACAACTATCCCCATTGCTGGCGTACGGACAAACCTGTTCTGTATTACCCGCTGGACGCCTGGTTCATTAAGACCACGGCGCTGCGCGACCGGATGGTGGAACTCAACAAAACCATCCACTGGAAACCTAAATCAACCGGCGAAGGCCGCTTTGGCAACTGGCTGGAGAATATGGTAGACTGGAATCTAAGCCGCAGCCGCTTCTGGGGAACGCCGCTGCCGATCTGGGCAACAGAAGATGGTGCGGAAATGAAATGCATCGGCTCCGTGGAAGAGCTGAATGACGAAATACGGAAAGCGAATGAAGTGTTGGGAGGCGATGTAAATAAACATTACCTGCACGACGGCATCCTGGACCTGCACAAACCCTATGTAGACGAGGTGGTGCTGGTAAGTGATTCCGGCAAACCCATGCACCGGGAGCCGGACCTGATCGATGTATGGTTCGACAGTGGTGCCATGCCCTATGCCCAGTGGGGGTTGAATTATGAAAAATTAAAGGCCGGAGATCCCTATCCGTTCAACCAGCCCTTTGATACCAATTTCCCCGCAGACTTTATCTGCGAAGGTGTGGATCAGACCCGCGGATGGTTCTATACCCTGCACGCCATTGCAGGTCTGTTGTTTGACAGCGTAGCCTTTAAAACCGTGGTAAGCAATGGCCTGGTGCTGGATAAAAACGGCAACAAGATGAGCAAACGCCTGGGCAATGTGGTGGATCCCTTTGCTACCATTGAAACCTTTGGGGCGGATGCAACACGCTGGTACTTAATCACCAACGCTTCACCCTGGGATAATTTGAAGTTTGATATCGATGGCATCAAAGAAGTGCAGCGCAAATTCTTTGGTACCTTATATAATACCTACCAGTTTTTTGCCCTGTACGCCAATGTAGACGGCTTTACCTACAGCGAAGCAAAGATCCCGGTAGCAGACCGCCCGGAGATCGACCGCTGGATCATCTCTTCCCTCAATACCCTGGTAAAGGAAGTGACCGCAGCTATGGACGACTACGAGCCTACGCAGGCCGGCCGCCTGATCGAAGATTTTGTAGACGAACATTTAAGTAACTGGTATGTACGGCTTTGTCGTCGCCGTTTCTGGAAAGGGGAATATGAAGCCGATAAGATCGCTGCTTATCAAACCTTATTTGAATGCCTGGAAACGGTGGTACGTCTGATGGCCCCTGTGGCGCCTTTCTTCAGTGATGCGGTATTCCGTAACCTGAACGAAGTGGCGGGGCGCTATGATGTACAATCGGTACACCACGCGCTGTTCCCGAAGGCGGACGAAGCGCTTATTGACCAGCAGCTGGAAGAACGGATGCAGCTGGCGCAGGATGTTTCCTCGCTCATCCTCTCCCTGCGTAAAAAAGTGAACATTAAGGTGCGTCAACCGTTACATAAGGTATTGATCCCTGTTTTAAACCCGCGGATGAAGGAACAGCTGGAAAAGGTAGCCGAGCTGATCAAATCGGAGGTGAATATCAAGGATGTGGAGTACCTGGTTGATACCGAAGGATTTATTAAAAAGAAGATCAAGCCGAACTTCATCGCACTGGGTAAAAAGCTGGGTGCAAAAATGAAGGCGGTTTCTGCAACACTGGCAGCCTTTACCCAGGAAGATATCAGCAGCCTGGAAAGGAATGGTCTGGTGGAACTGGACATCAATGGTGAAAAAGTGCCCATCCAGCTGAACGAGGTGGATATCAGCAGCGAAGACATTCCGGGCTGGACCGTGGCCAACAAAGGAGCCTTGACCGTAGCCCTGGATATTACCATTACCGAAGACCTGAAACAGGAAGGAGACGCGCGTGAATTTGTAAACAGGATCCAGAAAATCCGCAAAGACAGCGATTTCGATGTTACGGACCGGATCAACGTACAAATTGACACAAATCCTACATTAAAAAATTCGTTAACCACGTATAAAGACTATATTTGCGCAGAAATTTTGGCAGATGAGCTGGAATTTAGTCCAATTTCAGCAGGCGGAACCGAAATTGAAGTGAACGAACATCAGTTATATACGATTGTAACAAAAAAAGGGTAACAACAATGGCTACAAAGAAGAAAACCGCAGCAAAGCCTGCCCGCGCTACCAGCACTAAAGCTGCTCCCGCAAAAGCTGCAAAAGCAGCCGGAGGGAAAGCAGCAAAAGCCCCTGTAAAGGCTGCAAGCGCCGCAAGTGGGAAAGCCAGCAAACCTAAAACTCCGGCAAAGGCGGCAGCTAAACCCGCCGGCAGCAGTAAAACAACGCAGAAAGCAACACCTGCACGTAGTAGTAAAGCAACCGTGCGCACCGCTGGCAGTAAAACAACAAAAACACCTGTAAAACCGGCAAGCGTAAAAGCGTCGAAACCCGCGGCAAAAGTTCCGGTAAAGGCAACAGCTAAACCGGCAGGAAAAGTAGCTCCGGCTCCGGTAAACGAAAAAAAGGCAGCGGCAAAAAAACCGGCTGTTAAAGAATTGGTACCTGTAATTGAAAAAAGCGTGGCAAAAAAAGAAATAAAAGAAGATAAAAAGACAGCAAAAGCGCCCAAAAAAGTAGTAGTTCCCAAACTGTCTACTAAAAGTTCGGTAAAATATCAGCCGGATTTTACCAAGAGCGTACTGGATACTCCGGCGGTTGAAAAGGCCAGTTCGGTAATCCGTTATTCAGACAATGATCTGGCAGAATTTAAAGAGATCATCCTGCGGAAGCTGGATGCTGCCAAAAAAGAACTGGCCTATTTGCAAGGGCTGATCACCCGCAGAGATGAAGGTGGTGATATGGATGAAGGCCGCTACATGACCATGGAAGACGGTAGTGTAAGTATGGAACGGGAGCAGTTGAGCCAGTTGGCCAGCCGCCAGATCACATTTATCGATCACCTGGAAAAAGCCTTGATGCGGGTAGAGAACAAAACCTACGGCATCTGCCGGGTAACCGGTCACCTGATCGATAAGGCCCGCCTGCGTGCCGTGCCACATGCTACCCTAAGCATTGAAGCGAAATCGATGATGAACCGTTGAGTTCAATCAGCGTAAAATAAATTCCGGAAGCGAACCTGTATTGCGGGTTCGCTTCTTAATTTTAAACAGTGGGTGCCCCCGGGGCAGGTTTTCCGTTTTACGCTTATCTTTAGCCCGGCAAATGCCCAAAAAGTACACAATGACGATCCATTTCGGTTACGATAAAAAACAGGTAATTCAGGCCTTACGCTATCATTTCATTTCCAAAAAGGAGATCCGGATCATGATCATCCTGGTAAATGTATTCGCCATCCTTTCGCTGGTATTGTATGCCCTGCACAAGATCACCCCAGTAGCGTTCCTGATCAACTCTTTTTTATGGTTGCTGCTGATGATCAGTCTCTGGTTCATCTTGCCCGGCGTGGTGTACCGCCGTGCAGAAACCTTCCGGCATGCGTTTACCATGTACTTCAGCGATGTTGATTTTACCCTGGAGCATACAAAGGGCAAACGGAGCTGGCCATACACCGCTCTGCATTCCTACCGCGAAAGCCCGCATTTCTTTCACCTGTATTTTGACGAACGATCGTTCCTGCTGGTGCCTAAATCGGCCTTTGCAGACAGTGATGAGGTGTCGAAATTCCGGAACCTGCTGATCGATAAGATACGGCGGAAATAACCGTTTCCTAAATATATTTCTTCATTACAATATGGGGAATGGTCAGATTGGTAAATTCATTGCTTGATTCGCGATACCCCATCTTTTCGTAAAAACCTGCCGCGTTTTTGCGGGCATGCATCGAAATTTCACGGTAGCCCATGTCCCGGGCAATGTTTTCGGCAAACTGCATCAGCGCCCGGCCGATGCCTTTGCCCTGGAGGTCGAAGATCACGGCCATTTGCCGCAGTAACACTATCTGCCCCGGCTGTTTCACCAGCATGCAACAACCCAGCATTTTTTCATCTTCAAAAGCCCCGATCAGGATATTGTTTTTGTCGGCATTAATATCTTCCTCCGTTAGCAGCAGCCCCAATGGTTTTCGTAATATTTCATTACGAAGATCAACCATTTGCTGGTATTCTTTTGAACCATGATCTATAATTTTTAATGCCATAAAACGGTTTAAGATTTGATAAAGATCATAGGTGGTAAAAGCTGCAAATCCTATCGTAAATTAAGGATTTTTAGGTGTTCCGGAGCATTTTTAGTTTTTTTTTTCTTTCCGATGCAATTTTGGTCAAAAACTCTATTTTTGCACCAATAACTAAATTAATAAGATATGTCAGACATTGCATCAAGAGTTAAAAAAATCATCGTTGACAAACTGGGCGTTGACGAAGCAGAAGTAACGAATGAAGCTTCTTTTACAAATGATCTGGGTGCGGATTCTTTGGATACCGTAGAACTGATCATGGAATTTGAAAAAGAATTCAATATTTCTATTCCGGATGAGCAAGCCGAAACAATTACTACTGTTGGTCAGGCTGTATCTTATTTGGAAGAGCACGCCAAGTAGTTTATTGGCTAGCCAACTTGGCTTTGGTAAAGTAAAACAACTTATACACCGCCTTTGACTGTGGTCATCCATATACAAAGGCGGTTTTATCATAAAAAATAAGGACAACCAGTTTATGGAATTTAAAAGGATTGTTGTAACCGGGATGGGTGCATTAACACCGTTGGGAAATACAGTGGACGACTACTGGAACGGGTTGATTAATGGAGTTTCTGGTGCAGCGCCGATCACCTTATTTGATGCCAGTAAGTTCAGAACACGATTTGCATGCGAAGTAAAGCATTTTGACCCTACGCATTTCCTTGATAAAAAGGAAGCCCGTAAGGTAGACCGGTTCACCCAGTTTGCTTTGGTAGCCAGTGATCAGGCTGTTAAAGATGCCGGTCTTACAAAAGAAAATATCAACCCGGACCGTATCGGTGTGGTACTGGGTAGTGGTATCGGAGGGCTGATCACCTTCCAGCACGAGGTAATGGACTTTGCAAAAGGCGACGGCACCCCCCGTTTTAATCCCTTTTTTATTCCAAAAATGATCCTGGATATTGCGGCGGGACAAATCAGCATGCGCCATAA
The sequence above is a segment of the Niabella agricola genome. Coding sequences within it:
- a CDS encoding YcxB family protein encodes the protein MTIHFGYDKKQVIQALRYHFISKKEIRIMIILVNVFAILSLVLYALHKITPVAFLINSFLWLLLMISLWFILPGVVYRRAETFRHAFTMYFSDVDFTLEHTKGKRSWPYTALHSYRESPHFFHLYFDERSFLLVPKSAFADSDEVSKFRNLLIDKIRRK
- a CDS encoding family 2A encapsulin nanocompartment cargo protein cysteine desulfurase; this encodes MSINIDEQTGLPDLDQLQQLANAFFRALPGDAQPSASLNPEDHPNATAIAGKMTGGLPDLTVARHDTLAGQSGMAPQQTPVVPQHPFSGLQTPPSAGGLGASSSVISYVPLKDLPKAEEDRSGPQHTSTHGGRIPASVAGSGASPSHLEQGQHFDIRDPETGFPDANLTGGSQPVKSATISPLETEQPYWADVEALLKHITIPSFAPQLPGFDAAVPSYYFGTAPQVNSTSLKQQAGLSSFNAHLYKKDFPILNETVNGKPLVWFDNAATTQKPKAVMDRITWFYEHENSNIHRAAHELAARATDAYEAAREKVRVFLGARSANEIIFVRGATEAINLVAQSWGEQYLQSGDEIVVSHLEHHANIVPWKRLADKKGLKLRVIPVDDDGQILLDEYARLLNAHTKLVAFTQVSNALGTVTPAQQMVAMAHAVGAKVLVDGAQSVSHMTVNMQVLDADWFVFSGHKVFGPTGIGVVYGKEGLLNATQPWQGGGNMIQDVTFEEIRYHNAPARFEAGTGNIADAVGLGAALDYISRIGMENIGQYEHFLLEYATGLIKQIPGVRRIGTAAHKASVLSFTMDGYSNDEVGKALNEEGIEVRTGHHCAQPILRRMGVESTVRPSLAFYNTCEDVDRFIEVLWRLRKKK
- a CDS encoding GNAT family N-acetyltransferase — its product is MELRKATAADAAGIWQLLQQAIEKRKQEGSAQWQDGYPNPEIVAKDIEKGYGYVCTDTAGAIVGYTALIFDGEPAYEALEGEWLTARPYGVIHRLATATGQNAIKGLGTRIMQAVERICRQQGIFSIKADTNFDNTGMLRVFEKLGYTYCGEVYFRGAARKAFEKRLDAA
- the ileS gene encoding isoleucine--tRNA ligase; translated protein: MSVKYREYSGLNLPSIEQEILAKWNEQQAFEKSVSLRDGAESFVFYEGPPSANGMPGIHHVISRTLKDLVCRYKTMQGFQVKRKGGWDTHGLPVELGVEKELGITKEDIGKKISIEEYNQKCREAVLRFKDKWDDLTRKMGYWVDLNDPYITFKNEYIETLWYLLKQLFNRGLLYKSVSIQPYSPAAGTGLSSHELNQPGTYKDVKDTSATVLFKAVRNEKSAFLFKLAADSGHQPSDLFFMAWTTTPWTLPSNLGLTVGGNIDYALVQTFNPYTHIPVNVVIAKALIPKYFKTEGENGDFENYTAETKLLPWKILGEFKGSQLDGLEYEQLLPFESNSLEKIQEITPGATPFKVMVGDFVTTEDGTGIVHTAPAFGADDYKVGKKNNIGILTLVDREGKFIEGTGEFSGRYVKDYKDEKDYVDVNVDISVKLKKENRAFKVEKYEHNYPHCWRTDKPVLYYPLDAWFIKTTALRDRMVELNKTIHWKPKSTGEGRFGNWLENMVDWNLSRSRFWGTPLPIWATEDGAEMKCIGSVEELNDEIRKANEVLGGDVNKHYLHDGILDLHKPYVDEVVLVSDSGKPMHREPDLIDVWFDSGAMPYAQWGLNYEKLKAGDPYPFNQPFDTNFPADFICEGVDQTRGWFYTLHAIAGLLFDSVAFKTVVSNGLVLDKNGNKMSKRLGNVVDPFATIETFGADATRWYLITNASPWDNLKFDIDGIKEVQRKFFGTLYNTYQFFALYANVDGFTYSEAKIPVADRPEIDRWIISSLNTLVKEVTAAMDDYEPTQAGRLIEDFVDEHLSNWYVRLCRRRFWKGEYEADKIAAYQTLFECLETVVRLMAPVAPFFSDAVFRNLNEVAGRYDVQSVHHALFPKADEALIDQQLEERMQLAQDVSSLILSLRKKVNIKVRQPLHKVLIPVLNPRMKEQLEKVAELIKSEVNIKDVEYLVDTEGFIKKKIKPNFIALGKKLGAKMKAVSATLAAFTQEDISSLERNGLVELDINGEKVPIQLNEVDISSEDIPGWTVANKGALTVALDITITEDLKQEGDAREFVNRIQKIRKDSDFDVTDRINVQIDTNPTLKNSLTTYKDYICAEILADELEFSPISAGGTEIEVNEHQLYTIVTKKG
- a CDS encoding family 2A encapsulin nanocompartment shell protein, which produces MAEAKHQQTALGDVAARQLAIATRTVPQMVTISPRWLTQLMSWVPVESGVYRLNKVKNATRIEVDCSARDERVLPQTFVDYIENPREYNLAAVQTIVDVHTRVSDLYSKPYNQISEQLRLAIETIKERQESELINNAGYGLLHSVVDGQRIKTRTGAPTPDDLDELIAKVWKEPGFFLLHPRAIAAFGRECTRRGVPPPTVSLFGSQFLTWRGIPLIPSDKLPITDGKTKIILMRTGESRQGVVGLFQPGLQGEQTPGLSVRFMGINDRAIASYLVSLYCSLAVLVDDAIAVLDDVEIDKYHEYKY
- a CDS encoding TraR/DksA family transcriptional regulator, producing MATKKKTAAKPARATSTKAAPAKAAKAAGGKAAKAPVKAASAASGKASKPKTPAKAAAKPAGSSKTTQKATPARSSKATVRTAGSKTTKTPVKPASVKASKPAAKVPVKATAKPAGKVAPAPVNEKKAAAKKPAVKELVPVIEKSVAKKEIKEDKKTAKAPKKVVVPKLSTKSSVKYQPDFTKSVLDTPAVEKASSVIRYSDNDLAEFKEIILRKLDAAKKELAYLQGLITRRDEGGDMDEGRYMTMEDGSVSMEREQLSQLASRQITFIDHLEKALMRVENKTYGICRVTGHLIDKARLRAVPHATLSIEAKSMMNR
- a CDS encoding GNAT family N-acetyltransferase gives rise to the protein MALKIIDHGSKEYQQMVDLRNEILRKPLGLLLTEEDINADKNNILIGAFEDEKMLGCCMLVKQPGQIVLLRQMAVIFDLQGKGIGRALMQFAENIARDMGYREISMHARKNAAGFYEKMGYRESSNEFTNLTIPHIVMKKYI
- a CDS encoding acyl carrier protein is translated as MSDIASRVKKIIVDKLGVDEAEVTNEASFTNDLGADSLDTVELIMEFEKEFNISIPDEQAETITTVGQAVSYLEEHAK